A stretch of DNA from Staphylococcus equorum:
TGAACTAATATAATTTATACATAGTTTTCATTTAAATTATATTAGTTCTATAATTAGTCGAAATAAAAATAGGCATAGATACATTGAATTACTATGTATCTATGCCTATTTGATGTTATTCAGTTTTTTTAAAATCTAAATAATAGAGACTGAATTCTAAATCATTTTTTAGGTGTGTTTCTAATAATTCAACAGCTAAATCTATGTCTCTCTTAAAAAGTGCCGCAACAATTTCCTTGTGTTCTTCGATTAATCCAGGGCGACGTTGATTAATGACAGTTTGACTAAATAAATAGATAAAACTTTTGTATTTTTGATACGTATCGAGTATAAATTGATTATTTGTAGCTGCAATAATCTTTTGATGGAACTTGTCATTCGTTTCAATAATTTGATCTTCAGATTCTTTATCGATATTTATTTCGGCATACTTATTTAATTCTTCTAAATCTTCTTTTGTGTATACTACCGCTGCTTTTCTTAATGCATAGGTTTCTAATAAAATACGCATTTCAAAAATTTGTCTATATTCTTCACTTGTTGGCATGAAAATATAAGAGTTTTTAATAAAATATTCTAATTCTAGTTGTTTCAAAGCCTCGCGTATAGGTGTTCTGCTTACATCATACTTCTTAGCAAGTTTAGCTTCTGTAATCTTTTCATCTTTTTTCAATTCACCAGAAATAATATCATTTCTAATCTTTTGATAAACAGTTAATTCATTAGTGTTCAATTTCTTCACCTCATTATCATAAGTGTACTATAAATAATTCTTTGTATAAATGTATACATTTTAACTGTTTTAGTATACAATAATGTTTGTAAACGTTTTCAGGAGGGTGTAATTTATGAAAATAGGATTTATTGGTCTCGGTATAATGGGAAAACCAATGGTTAAGAATTACTTGAAAGAGAATGTGACGGTTCTCGTTAATGATTTGAATAAAGAAGCAGAAGCAGAAGCTATTAATGAGGGGGCACAAGCAGTATCTGTAAAACAAATGGCTCAAGAAGTAGATCACATTATTACTTCATTACCTAATGGTGAAATTGTAAAAGCAGTTTTATACAGCGGAAAAGATGCAATTTTAAATCAGTCAGATATTAGTGTTCAGACAGTCGTTGATACAAGTTCGTTAACGCCAAATGAGTCGTTAGAGATAAGTAAAGTTTTGAAAGAAAAGCAAATTAAATATATAGATGCACCTGTAAGTGGCGGTGAGCCATTAGCAATTACTGGTGAACTCTCAGTCATGATTGGTTGTGATGAATCAGATTTAGAAATCGTTCAGAGCGTTCTAAAACCTATTGCAAAATCTGTGATAAGAGTCGGTGATGTCGGTGCAGGAAGTGTTGTTAAACTGGCTAATCAGATTATAGTAAATACAAATATTGCAGCACTTTCTGAAGCAGTTGTACTTGCGAAAAAATTTGATATTGACTTAGAAAGCATGCATGAAGCAATTAAAGATGGCCTTGCAGGTTCAAATGTTATGGAAGCAAAATTTCCTAAGATGATTGAAGAAGATTATCAACCTGGTGGCACACTTAATATAAACCTGAAAGATATGAAGAATGTAAGTTCGACAGCAGATACAGTTGGACTAACACTACCTTTAGCAAATCAAGTCAAAGAAATATATAAATCAGAAGTAGCCCAAGGGAATGGTACAAATGATCATTCTGGTATTATAAAATATTTTGAAAAAATTAATAATATATAGATGAGGTGAGAAAGTGCTAACTGAAGATTTAATTAATCAAACAAACAATGACGAGATTCATAAGCAATTGGATGACTTTAAATATAAAATCATAGTTTTGGATGATGATCCAACTGGTACACAAACAGTTAAAGACTTACCTGTGTATACAGATTGGTCGGAAGATTTAATTGAAGATGGATTTAACCAAGAGAATCATATGTTTTATATATTAACTAATTCTAGAGCATTGAATGAACAAGAAACGACAAAATTGCATCAGGAAATTAGTCGAAATATAGAATTGGTTTCTCGACGTTTAGACTACCCTTTTATTGTAATTAGTAGGGGCGATTCCACTCTAAGAGGTCACTTTTATTTAGAACCTAAGGTCTTAAGTGATGCCTCAGAAAAAGCATTTGATGCGGTGTTTTATTTACCTGAATTTTTTGAAGGTGAGAGGTATACATATAACGGCGTCCATTATCTTAAAGAAGATGGGAAATACACTCCTGTTTCTGAAAGTGAATTTGCAAATGATACTACATTTGGTTTTGAATCCCAAACGATGGCAGATTTTATAGAAGAGAAGAGTTTTGGTGACGTTAAAGCTGAAAATGTATACCATATTACGTTATCTCAAATAAGAGAAAGAAATAAAGAAAGTATATTACAAACATTTCACGCAGTATCAAACTTTGATGCAGTCGTGGTAGATGCATTAAATGATGAAGATATGGATTATTTTGTATCTTGTTTAACAGCATTTTTAGCGAATGATGATAAGAAATTTATGTTTAGAACAGCTGCATCGTTTGTGAAATCGATGTGTCAGACTCCAGGTGAAATCATTAATCTAAATCAGTTTAGTAATAATAACCATGGCGGTTTGATTATCGTTGGATCACATGTGAAAAAAACATCATCACAATTACACCATTTACTAAACAACACTCATATCACACCAATTGAATTTGATGTTAAATCAGTTACTAAGGCAGATTTAAACGTATATATAGACGAAAGAATTCAAGAAGTAGAAGCATTAATTAAAAATAGTAAAGATGTGGTTGTTTATACTTCTAGAGATGTTATTAAGACTGAAGATTTAACAAATAATTTAGGGATTTCTACAAATATTTCAAATGCTTTGGTAGAAATTGTAAGGGGCTTAAGCATAAAACCAAAGTTTATTATTGCCAAAGGCGGAATCACTTCTAGTGATGTTGCCACTAAAGGATTGGAAATTAAAAAAGCACAAGTAATTGGGCAAATAACGCAAGGCGTACCTGTGTGGCTGACTGGTGAAGAAGCAAAGTATTCTAATATGCCTTATGTTATTTTCCCGGGAAATATTGGTAGTACTAATACGTTAACAAATGTATACAAAATGAACAGTAGTATAAAAGAGAATTAGAAGGTAGGGAGATAAAATGATGGGAGAAATGTGGCCATTAATTGCTGTAGTAATAGGGGTACTTATATTATTAATGTTAATTATTTGGCTTAAATTAAATACATTTATTGCATTAATCATTACTTCAATGGTAACAGGTATCTTGCTAGGTATGCCTTTAGACACGATTGTCACTACTATTGAAAAAGGGATGGGCGATACTTTAGGACATATTGCAATTATCTTTGGTCTCGGGTCCATTTTAGGAAAACTGTTATCTGACGGTGGTGGAGCAACACGTATTGCAGACACACTTATAAACGTTTTTGGCGAAAAATATGTGACCTGGGCTATGATTATTGCTTCATTTATTATTGGTATTTCGTTATTTTTAGAGGTAGCGTTTGTATTATTAATTCCATTAGTATTTACATTAGCAAAAAGAATGGAAATATCGAATTTAAAAGTCGGCTTACCAATGGCAACATCAATTGCTATAACACATGGATTTTTACCACCTCATCCAGGTCCTGTAGCGATTTCCGAAGCTGTTAATGCAAATATTGGTTATGTGCTAATGTATGGAATCATTATTGGAATTCCGTTAGCGATTATTGTTGGCGGAACATTTCCTTTAATTGCACATAAACTGACACCAGAAGCTTTTAAAAGAGAAGGTAATCAAGCAGCAGTTGGAGAAATGAAGGAATACGATCAAGATCAATTACCTAGTTTTGGTATTAGTCTACTAACAGCACTTGCTCCAGTTATATTGATGTTATTGGCGACAGTGGTACAACTCATTACGGGTAATGATGATGGTAACGCCAAAGGATTTGAAGGTTTTATTTACTTTATTGGTACTTCTGTAACTGCAATGCTTATCGCTGTGTTGTTTGCGATATATACAATGGGAATTAGACGTAAACAAACAATGAAGGAAATTATGGACACTGTTGCTAACGCAATTACACCAATTGCTATGTTAATACTTATCATTGGTGGTGGAGGAACATTCAAGCAAATATTGATCGATGGCGGTGTTGGTGACACTATATCAGAAATATTTAAAGGCACAGAAATGTCACCGATTATTCTTGCGTGGTTGGCCGCTGCTTTATTACGTACAGCATTAGGCTCTACAACAGTAGCAGCGATTTCTTCAGTAGGAATTGTATTACCATTATTGCAAACAGCAGATGTGAATATTTCCTTAGTAGTATTAGCAATTGGGGCAGGAAGTATTTTCTGTTCTCATGTTAATGACGCAGGTTTCTGGATGTTCAAAGAATACTTTGGTTTAACTATGAAAGAAACATTTTTAACATGGACGCTATTAGAGTCTATCTTATCTGTGGTAGGTCTTATCTTAATATTAATCACAAATTTAATTATATGATATTAATTGTTAACCAAAATAAAAAATCCCTTCATAAACAATCACTTGAATGTGATTGCTATGAAGGGATTTTATTATGATTTGTTGTCCTGAGTCAGCGTAAGCATACCATCTTCCATGTGATATACGCTATCACAATACTCTGTTAGTCGCTCATCATGCGTAACGACGATACAAGTTTTGTTTTGTTCCATCGTTTGTTCTTTCAAAATTTTCATTACTTCCATTGCATTATTCGTGTCTAATGAAGCGGTTGGTTCATCAGCTAGAATAATTGATGGTTTTGTATAAAGTGCTTTAGCAATCGCAACGCGTTGCTTTTGTCCACCAGATATTTCACTTGGAAGTTTATTCTCAAGCACCGCAATATCTAGTTGCTTAACAAGTTGATTATAACTTGCTTCATCTAGCACATCTTTTTTCTGTTTTTGTAGTAACTTAAATTGCTGTTTTACATTTAGAAATGGTACAAGATTCGTAGCTTGAAGAATAAAACCAATTTCTTGCATCCTCGTTTTTGCTAATTCTTTTAACGACAGTTGAGAAACGTGTTTATCATTGATGATAATTTCACCAGATGTAGGTGTTTGTAATGCGCCGGCCATTGTTAGAAACGTACTTTTTCCAGAACCAGAGGGTCCGATAATGGCAATTAGTTCATTTTTATTAAATTTTAAAGATGTAGGTTTTACAGCTTCAATTGTTTGATTCCCGTCTTTAAAGCTTTTAGTGACGTTTTTAAATTCTAGCATTTATTATACACTCCTATTTATCCTATTGCCTTGAGTGGATCTACTTTTCTAATCGTCAATATCGAGAAGAGGCTACCTAATAGAGAAACTATGATAAGGACGACGCCGTATACTAATAATGTAGTAACATCAAATTTAACCGGGACTACACTTGGTAAAAAGGCGCCGGTCAGTAAAGTTAGCGCCAGTCCAATTAATGTACCAATCATTGCAATGATGAATGTTTGTGATAATACAACTTTTGCTAAATATCCATTTGTGAAACCTTGTGCCTTTAATACACCGAATAAATTTGTTTTTTGTAACGTAATGACATATAAAAAAATGCCAATCACTGTTGCAGAAATAATAAATAAGAACGTGATCATAAAGTTTAAAGTTAAGTTTTGAGCTTGATAACCTGGTAAATTTTCAACGAAACTTTCAATTTCTATAGCTTCTAAATCACTATTTAAATCTTGCTTATTCCAATTTTTATCTTTGACCACGACCGCATTGGTTGTATCTTTATCCAATGAAGGGTTAATTTTTTGTATTGTACTATTATTAGAAAATAGGACTGGCGAGGCATTGTATTTAGCACTTTCACTAAAGCCTACAATTTCCAATTTTTCATCTGATTGTGATAACGATAATTTATCTCCTATTTTAAACCCTTTATCTTTTAAAGTTTCATCCGCCACTACTTCATTGTCAGATTTTACTTTTTTGCCTTCTATCATATCAGGTACTAGGAAAGAATCAGAAGTGACACCAAATAGTAAGGCATTTTCTTCTGCATTACCATTAGAAGCGATAACACCAGTCTGTTTTAAAGTCGTTTGTTTATCATATGTATTTCTGACATCATCTTTATTGAACGAAGACTGTTCTACAGTTTCATTTGCATCTTTATTTAATACAATAGCATCGGCTTGCCATTTATCGATGCCTTCTCTATTCATATTCATCAGACCGCTTGCTAAGCCGGATAAAAGGAAAAGTAGGTAACTGATCATAATTAAGACACCGATAATCAAGCTGAATTTCAACTTGTTACGCTTAATTTCATTCCATGCTAAAAACATAAATTACCTCCTATGTGTTAATTGCGATTATATTTATATAAATTAAAAAATTCATTTTCAACTTACTTGTTTTATAAAGCTTACTTCTATCATAACCTATTAAAAAATAAGATGTATTCATTTTCTATGTAAAAAAGACAGTGTATCTTGAATCGTAGATTATTTAATGAAAGACAAAACACTTGTATAAGCATTGCTTATACAAGTGCTTTGAAAATTAATCTTCAAAATTAATAGTTTGTGGTTCATCTAATGTTTTATCATTCATTATCTTAATAGATTGTGGCTGAGCTTTAACTACGCATAATTCTGGGTCAGTTTTGTTATCGAAAAACGATTTGTCTTGATTTTGCCATAACCAATCAATTGTTTCTTGGTCTTGAGCAATTGATAATGTGGCATCAATTTCTAGAAAACTACGATTATTTGTGTCATCGTAACCAATTAAAATATGTGCACGTGGATTTGACTCAATTTCGTCAATTTTTATTGAGTTAACATTTGTTTTTGTATAAAGCGTGTTACCGTCATTATAAAAAATCATATATCTACTGTTAGGCACATTATTATATG
This window harbors:
- a CDS encoding GntR family transcriptional regulator, whose translation is MNTNELTVYQKIRNDIISGELKKDEKITEAKLAKKYDVSRTPIREALKQLELEYFIKNSYIFMPTSEEYRQIFEMRILLETYALRKAAVVYTKEDLEELNKYAEINIDKESEDQIIETNDKFHQKIIAATNNQFILDTYQKYKSFIYLFSQTVINQRRPGLIEEHKEIVAALFKRDIDLAVELLETHLKNDLEFSLYYLDFKKTE
- a CDS encoding NAD(P)-binding domain-containing protein produces the protein MKIGFIGLGIMGKPMVKNYLKENVTVLVNDLNKEAEAEAINEGAQAVSVKQMAQEVDHIITSLPNGEIVKAVLYSGKDAILNQSDISVQTVVDTSSLTPNESLEISKVLKEKQIKYIDAPVSGGEPLAITGELSVMIGCDESDLEIVQSVLKPIAKSVIRVGDVGAGSVVKLANQIIVNTNIAALSEAVVLAKKFDIDLESMHEAIKDGLAGSNVMEAKFPKMIEEDYQPGGTLNINLKDMKNVSSTADTVGLTLPLANQVKEIYKSEVAQGNGTNDHSGIIKYFEKINNI
- a CDS encoding four-carbon acid sugar kinase family protein produces the protein MLTEDLINQTNNDEIHKQLDDFKYKIIVLDDDPTGTQTVKDLPVYTDWSEDLIEDGFNQENHMFYILTNSRALNEQETTKLHQEISRNIELVSRRLDYPFIVISRGDSTLRGHFYLEPKVLSDASEKAFDAVFYLPEFFEGERYTYNGVHYLKEDGKYTPVSESEFANDTTFGFESQTMADFIEEKSFGDVKAENVYHITLSQIRERNKESILQTFHAVSNFDAVVVDALNDEDMDYFVSCLTAFLANDDKKFMFRTAASFVKSMCQTPGEIINLNQFSNNNHGGLIIVGSHVKKTSSQLHHLLNNTHITPIEFDVKSVTKADLNVYIDERIQEVEALIKNSKDVVVYTSRDVIKTEDLTNNLGISTNISNALVEIVRGLSIKPKFIIAKGGITSSDVATKGLEIKKAQVIGQITQGVPVWLTGEEAKYSNMPYVIFPGNIGSTNTLTNVYKMNSSIKEN
- a CDS encoding gluconate:H+ symporter codes for the protein MMGEMWPLIAVVIGVLILLMLIIWLKLNTFIALIITSMVTGILLGMPLDTIVTTIEKGMGDTLGHIAIIFGLGSILGKLLSDGGGATRIADTLINVFGEKYVTWAMIIASFIIGISLFLEVAFVLLIPLVFTLAKRMEISNLKVGLPMATSIAITHGFLPPHPGPVAISEAVNANIGYVLMYGIIIGIPLAIIVGGTFPLIAHKLTPEAFKREGNQAAVGEMKEYDQDQLPSFGISLLTALAPVILMLLATVVQLITGNDDGNAKGFEGFIYFIGTSVTAMLIAVLFAIYTMGIRRKQTMKEIMDTVANAITPIAMLILIIGGGGTFKQILIDGGVGDTISEIFKGTEMSPIILAWLAAALLRTALGSTTVAAISSVGIVLPLLQTADVNISLVVLAIGAGSIFCSHVNDAGFWMFKEYFGLTMKETFLTWTLLESILSVVGLILILITNLII
- a CDS encoding ABC transporter ATP-binding protein, producing MLEFKNVTKSFKDGNQTIEAVKPTSLKFNKNELIAIIGPSGSGKSTFLTMAGALQTPTSGEIIINDKHVSQLSLKELAKTRMQEIGFILQATNLVPFLNVKQQFKLLQKQKKDVLDEASYNQLVKQLDIAVLENKLPSEISGGQKQRVAIAKALYTKPSIILADEPTASLDTNNAMEVMKILKEQTMEQNKTCIVVTHDERLTEYCDSVYHMEDGMLTLTQDNKS
- a CDS encoding ABC transporter permease produces the protein MFLAWNEIKRNKLKFSLIIGVLIMISYLLFLLSGLASGLMNMNREGIDKWQADAIVLNKDANETVEQSSFNKDDVRNTYDKQTTLKQTGVIASNGNAEENALLFGVTSDSFLVPDMIEGKKVKSDNEVVADETLKDKGFKIGDKLSLSQSDEKLEIVGFSESAKYNASPVLFSNNSTIQKINPSLDKDTTNAVVVKDKNWNKQDLNSDLEAIEIESFVENLPGYQAQNLTLNFMITFLFIISATVIGIFLYVITLQKTNLFGVLKAQGFTNGYLAKVVLSQTFIIAMIGTLIGLALTLLTGAFLPSVVPVKFDVTTLLVYGVVLIIVSLLGSLFSILTIRKVDPLKAIG
- a CDS encoding pyridoxamine 5'-phosphate oxidase family protein is translated as MDNTNLTNKINEILNTSRVGVLSTAYNNVPNSRYMIFYNDGNTLYTKTNVNSIKIDEIESNPRAHILIGYDDTNNRSFLEIDATLSIAQDQETIDWLWQNQDKSFFDNKTDPELCVVKAQPQSIKIMNDKTLDEPQTINFED